A portion of the Patescibacteria group bacterium genome contains these proteins:
- a CDS encoding calcium/sodium antiporter, which produces MLILWIVIFIASLAVLVKSADWVVESSEKIGLALKLSPFIVGVTIVAIGTSFPELATTLIATFKGNTEFVVDTAFGSNIATILLIVGLATVVGRKLIVKRSLIDLDAPLFAVSTVLILFMALDRKIVFWEGVLLILGFIVYFLYTIFQRGNGEEETPEAVEVLPLRPERREARIQREIKEEKKKIVEAKLSFKIFLFLTLGIAGLVIGSNYIVESVSSLSELLKINASFITITAVAVGTSLPELVVSVGAALKKKYELALGNVFGSNVFTIFLVIGLPALIKPLAINETTFSVGLPYLVVATLLFVVSGISRRIHIWEGLMYILIFVLFIAQFFGLF; this is translated from the coding sequence ATGCTTATTCTTTGGATTGTTATTTTTATCGCAAGTTTAGCTGTATTGGTAAAATCAGCTGATTGGGTTGTTGAAAGCTCAGAAAAAATTGGTCTGGCTTTAAAACTTTCACCTTTTATTGTTGGAGTAACTATTGTTGCTATTGGTACATCTTTTCCGGAACTGGCAACAACTTTAATTGCTACTTTTAAAGGAAATACTGAATTTGTTGTTGATACTGCTTTTGGTTCTAATATCGCCACTATTCTTTTGATTGTTGGTTTGGCAACAGTAGTAGGTCGTAAACTCATAGTCAAAAGAAGCTTGATTGATTTAGACGCTCCTTTATTTGCAGTAAGTACAGTTTTAATTCTTTTTATGGCTTTGGATAGAAAAATAGTTTTCTGGGAAGGGGTTTTACTTATACTGGGTTTTATAGTTTATTTTTTGTATACGATTTTTCAACGAGGAAATGGAGAAGAAGAAACCCCAGAAGCGGTTGAGGTTTTGCCTTTGCGGCCAGAAAGAAGAGAAGCAAGAATTCAAAGGGAAATTAAAGAGGAAAAGAAAAAAATAGTAGAGGCAAAATTAAGCTTTAAAATTTTCCTTTTTCTGACTTTAGGAATAGCTGGCTTGGTTATTGGGTCTAACTATATAGTGGAATCGGTTTCAAGCTTATCAGAGCTTTTGAAAATCAACGCTTCTTTTATCACTATCACCGCGGTAGCTGTGGGTACTTCTTTGCCAGAGCTGGTTGTTTCAGTTGGGGCTGCTCTCAAGAAAAAATATGAGCTTGCTTTGGGAAATGTTTTTGGTTCAAATGTTTTTACCATATTTTTAGTTATAGGTCTGCCGGCTCTTATTAAGCCGTTAGCAATTAACGAGACTACCTTCTCGGTTGGTCTTCCTTATTTAGTTGTTGCTACTTTACTTTTTGTAGTTTCGGGAATTTCCAGAAGAATTCATATCTGGGAGGGACTAATGTATATTTTAATTTTTGTCTTATTTATAGCCCAGTTTTTTGGTCTATTTTAA